A single genomic interval of Armigeres subalbatus isolate Guangzhou_Male chromosome 1, GZ_Asu_2, whole genome shotgun sequence harbors:
- the LOC134208011 gene encoding uncharacterized protein LOC134208011, which yields MTPTSIYLIFAKLLQLISSAGDLSFDDINTNQSPPYSIHLPVVDQNNPVKMLKFFFVAALVPALVMANVNFRACPNGAPTPTSLTVNACSGSECILVAGQPVNARANGIVSPVGSATATAHIVARVAGLDVGLELPAELENACLAGLVGGCPVVAGTAFDYVLLDDSLDVPARDIPVEIEVGLTGDGGVALACVLFDARIQ from the exons ATGACTCCTACCTCAATTTATCTAATCTTCGCCAAGTTACTGCAACTGATTAGCTCTGCTGGTGATCTTTCTTTTGATGATATAAATACAAACCAAAGCCCCCCATACAGTATTCACTTGCCAGTAGTCGATCAAAACAATCCAGTCAAAATGCTGAAGTTCTTCTTCGTTGCCGCTCTGGTGCCAGCCCTGGTCATGGCCAACGTCAACTTCCGGGCTT GCCCGAACGGAGCCCCCACCCCAACCTCTCTTACCGTGAACGCATGCTCCGGAAGTGAGTGCATCCTGGTGGCCGGACAGCCCGTGAATGCTCGTGCCAACGGAATTGTCAGCCCAGTTGGAAGCGCCACTGCCACCGCTCACATCGTCGCCCGTGTCGCCGGTCTGGATGTTGGACTCGAACTGCCCGCTGAGCTGGAGAACGCCTGCTTGGCTGGATTGGTCGGTGGATGCCCAGTTGTTGCCGGAACCGCCTTCGACTACGTTCTGCTCGACGATAGCCTGGATGTACCGGCCCGCGATATCCCAGTCGAAATCGAAGTCGGTCTGACCGGTGATGGTGGTGTCGCATTGGCTTGTGTCCTCTTCGATGCTAGAATCCAGTAA